In Microbacterium binotii, one DNA window encodes the following:
- a CDS encoding ATP-dependent Clp protease ATP-binding subunit, translating to MFERFTDRARRVVVLAQEEAKMLNHNYIGTEHILLGLIHEGEGVAAKALESLGISLDAVREQVQDIIGQGQQQPTGHIPFTPRAKKVLELSLREALQLGHNYIGTEHILLGLIREGEGVAAQVLVKLGADLNKVRQQVIQLLSGYQGKEPAGVATGAGEQATTGAQGGSAVLDQFGRNLTQAARDNKLDPVIGREKEIERVMQILSRRSKNNPVLIGEPGVGKTAVVEGLAQAIVKGDVPETLKDKQVYSLDLGSLIAGSRYRGDFEERLKKVTKEIRTRGDIIVFIDEIHTLVGAGAAEGAIDAASILKPLLARGELQTIGATTLDEYRKHFEKDAALERRFQPIQVAEPSLPHAINILKGLRDRYEAHHKVQITDGAIVAAANLADRYISDRFLPDKAIDLIDEAGARLRLSILSSPPELREFDEKIAKVREQKEAASEEQDFEKAASLRDEEKSLLAERLRLEKQWKNGDVATTAVVDEGLIAEVLAQATGIPVFKLTEEETSRLVFMEKALHQRVIGQEEAIAALSRTIRRQRAGLKDPKRPSGSFIFAGPTGVGKTELAKALAEFLFDDEGALISLDMSEFGEKHTVSRLFGAPPGFVGFEEGGQLTEKVRRKPFSVVLFDEIEKAHPDIFNSLLQILEEGRLTDGQGRVVDFKNTVIIMTTNLGSQAIAGGPVGFQVEGNAQTTYERMKGKVDEELKRHFKPEFLNRVDDVIVFPQLNKSELRQIVGLFTKRLAERLLDRDLTVELSDAAKDRLIEIGFDPTLGARPLRRAMQREVEDQLSEKILHGELNAGDHVKVDAEGGRFTFDIAPRGEKVALGASVAGEISATPDIVAGS from the coding sequence ATGTTCGAGAGATTCACCGACCGAGCCCGTCGCGTGGTTGTGCTCGCCCAGGAAGAGGCGAAGATGCTCAACCACAACTACATCGGTACCGAGCACATCCTGCTCGGTCTCATCCATGAGGGCGAGGGCGTCGCCGCCAAGGCGCTCGAGAGCCTGGGCATCTCGCTCGACGCCGTGCGCGAGCAGGTCCAGGACATCATCGGCCAGGGGCAGCAGCAGCCGACCGGCCACATCCCCTTCACGCCGCGCGCGAAGAAGGTGCTGGAGCTGAGCCTTCGCGAGGCGCTGCAGCTGGGCCACAACTACATCGGCACCGAGCACATCCTGCTCGGCCTCATCCGCGAGGGCGAGGGCGTCGCCGCCCAGGTGCTCGTCAAGCTCGGCGCCGACCTCAACAAGGTGCGCCAGCAGGTTATCCAGCTGCTGAGCGGCTACCAGGGCAAGGAGCCCGCGGGCGTCGCCACCGGCGCCGGCGAGCAGGCCACGACCGGTGCACAGGGCGGCTCGGCCGTGCTCGACCAGTTCGGCCGCAACCTCACCCAGGCCGCGCGCGACAACAAGCTCGACCCGGTCATCGGGCGCGAGAAGGAGATCGAGCGCGTGATGCAGATCCTCTCGCGCCGCTCCAAGAACAACCCCGTCCTCATCGGCGAGCCCGGCGTCGGCAAGACCGCCGTCGTCGAGGGCCTCGCGCAGGCGATCGTGAAGGGCGACGTGCCCGAGACGCTGAAGGACAAGCAGGTCTACTCGCTCGACCTCGGCTCGCTCATCGCCGGCTCCCGCTACCGCGGCGACTTCGAGGAGCGCCTGAAGAAGGTCACGAAGGAGATCCGCACTCGCGGCGACATCATCGTCTTCATCGACGAGATCCACACCCTCGTGGGCGCGGGTGCCGCCGAAGGCGCGATCGACGCCGCATCCATCCTCAAGCCGCTGCTCGCCCGCGGCGAGCTGCAGACGATCGGTGCGACGACCCTCGACGAGTACCGCAAGCACTTCGAGAAGGATGCGGCCCTCGAGCGCCGCTTCCAGCCGATCCAGGTCGCGGAGCCGAGCCTGCCCCACGCGATCAACATCCTGAAGGGTCTGCGCGACCGCTACGAGGCGCACCACAAGGTGCAGATCACGGACGGTGCCATCGTCGCCGCCGCGAACCTCGCCGACCGGTACATCTCGGACCGCTTCCTGCCCGACAAGGCGATCGACCTGATCGACGAGGCCGGCGCGCGCCTGCGCCTGTCGATCCTCTCGAGCCCGCCCGAGCTGCGCGAGTTCGACGAGAAGATCGCCAAGGTGCGCGAGCAGAAGGAAGCCGCATCCGAGGAGCAGGACTTCGAGAAGGCCGCATCCCTGCGTGACGAGGAGAAGTCGCTGCTCGCTGAGCGTCTGCGCCTCGAGAAGCAGTGGAAGAACGGTGACGTGGCGACCACCGCGGTCGTCGACGAGGGCCTGATCGCCGAGGTGCTGGCCCAAGCCACGGGCATCCCGGTGTTCAAGCTGACCGAGGAGGAGACCAGCCGTCTCGTCTTCATGGAGAAGGCGCTGCACCAGCGCGTCATCGGCCAGGAAGAGGCGATCGCCGCCCTCAGCCGTACGATCCGTCGCCAGCGCGCCGGCCTCAAGGACCCGAAGCGTCCCAGCGGCTCGTTCATCTTCGCCGGCCCCACGGGCGTCGGAAAGACCGAGCTCGCCAAGGCGCTCGCGGAGTTCCTGTTCGACGACGAGGGTGCGCTCATCTCGCTCGACATGAGCGAGTTCGGCGAGAAGCACACCGTTTCCCGGCTGTTCGGTGCCCCTCCCGGGTTCGTCGGCTTCGAAGAGGGTGGGCAGCTCACCGAGAAGGTGCGCCGCAAGCCGTTCTCCGTGGTGCTGTTCGACGAGATCGAGAAGGCGCACCCCGACATCTTCAACTCGCTGCTGCAGATCCTCGAAGAGGGTCGTCTGACCGATGGTCAAGGCCGCGTCGTCGACTTCAAGAACACGGTGATCATCATGACCACCAACCTCGGTTCGCAGGCCATTGCCGGCGGCCCGGTCGGGTTCCAGGTCGAGGGCAACGCGCAGACGACCTACGAGCGGATGAAGGGCAAGGTCGACGAGGAGCTGAAGCGTCACTTCAAGCCCGAGTTCCTCAACCGTGTCGACGACGTCATCGTCTTCCCCCAGCTGAATAAGTCGGAACTGCGCCAGATCGTGGGTCTGTTCACCAAGCGTCTCGCTGAGCGTCTGCTCGATCGCGACCTCACGGTGGAGCTGTCGGATGCGGCCAAGGACCGCCTCATCGAGATCGGGTTCGACCCGACGCTCGGTGCGCGTCCGCTGCGCCGTGCGATGCAGCGCGAGGTCGAGGACCAGCTCAGCGAGAAGATCCTCCACGGCGAGCTGAACGCGGGCGACCACGTCAAGGTCGATGCCGAGGGCGGCCGGTTCACGTTCGACATCGCCCCCCGCGGCGAGAAGGTCGCGCTGGGCGCGAGCGTCGCCGGCGAGATCTCGGCGACGCCGGACATCGTCGCCGGAAGCTGA
- a CDS encoding amino-acid N-acetyltransferase, translated as MSEFTVRPARTADVRAIHRMLEPYVQRRILLGKDIVVLYEAVQQFLVAEDANGVLIGCGALHVMWDDLGEIRTLIVDDAWLHRGVGRALVEGLEEQARTLGLSRLFCLTFEVDFFTRRGFAPIGEHVVDPDVYSQLVRSPDEGIAEFLDLAHVKPNTLGNTRMLKEL; from the coding sequence GTGAGCGAGTTCACCGTGCGGCCGGCGCGGACGGCAGATGTACGTGCGATCCACCGGATGCTGGAGCCGTACGTGCAGCGCCGCATCCTGCTCGGCAAGGACATCGTCGTGCTCTACGAGGCGGTGCAGCAGTTCCTGGTCGCGGAGGACGCGAACGGCGTGCTCATCGGATGCGGCGCCCTCCACGTCATGTGGGACGACCTGGGCGAGATCCGCACGCTGATCGTGGACGACGCGTGGCTGCACCGCGGCGTCGGGCGGGCGCTCGTCGAAGGTCTCGAGGAGCAGGCGCGCACGCTGGGGCTGTCGCGGCTGTTCTGCCTCACGTTCGAGGTCGACTTCTTCACGCGGCGCGGCTTCGCGCCGATCGGGGAGCACGTCGTCGACCCGGACGTCTACTCGCAGCTGGTACGCAGTCCTGACGAGGGCATCGCCGAGTTCCTCGACCTCGCGCACGTCAAGCCCAACACCCTCGGCAACACGAGGATGCTCAAGGAGCTCTGA